GCGTTTCTCATTTATATGACCCAAGCGACAATGCCAAATAAAAGTGGGATTTAAATCATTAGGAAGTTGCCTTTTTGCATTAATGTTATAGACTGAACATCCATCAAGATTCACAATGTAGAAACCATTCATCATGGGTGCATGAAAATAGAAAATGTTATTATAATAGACTGAACAACCATTGTCCACAGATCTAAAACCATAACCCTCTGCTTGCAAACAAGAAGCAGAGATAACGTTCTTACACAAAGCTGGAATgcaataacaattatttaactccaaaactaatcctCACGGTAAAGATAATGGCATAGTGCCGACCGCAACAGCAGCAACTCTTGCTCCATTGCCCACGCGAATGTCCACTTCGCCTCTTGCTAAGCTCCTACTTTTCAGCCCCTGCAACGATTTGCATATGTGAGCAACTGACCCGGTATCAAATACCCAAGAATCAGTAAAGGAAGtagcaagattaatttctataacattaatacctgaggtggaactctttccatcctgctgcttctgcttgagCTGCTCTAGGTATTTCTTACAGTTTCTCTTCCAATGACCTGTCTCCTTGTAAAAGAAGCACTCTGCATCCTTAGCGGGCCCTGTCTTTTGAACCTTGGTCTTAGAGTTGCTAGTACTCGTGATCTCATCAGAGTTTAACTTTCTCTTTTGACCACTCTTCTTGTTGTTAGGCTTGCGCTTATGCATAACCATCACATGGTTGGAGTTTTTCTTAATGCTTTCCTCGGCAGTCTTTAGCATCCCATGCAATTCTGCCAAGGTCCTGTTCAGGTTGTTCATGTTGAAATTCATTATGAATGGCTCAAAGCTGGGAGGGAGCGACTGGAGAATCAAATCAGTAGCCAACTCTCGGCTAAGGGGAAAGCCAAGCTTATCCAGACTCTCGGTGTAACCAATTATTTTGATCACATGTGGGCTCACTGGATTACCTTCTGCAAGCCTGCACGCAAACAAGGACTTTGAGGTATTAAACCTCTCAGCTCTTGCTTGGTCCTCAAACATGTTACGTAGTCCCGTGATTATCGTATGAGCATCCAATGCCTCATATTGCCTTTGAAGCTCAGGGGACATAGTAGCAAGCATGAGACAGCTTATGTCAAGATAATCATTGCATCGCTTTTCATGCTCCCTACGTTGAGCAGCAAGAGCATTGTTGGGCAAGTTAGCTGGAAAAGACTCTGTAAGCACAAACTCTTTGTGCTCTTGCCTGAGAACAATTCTCAGGTTGCGATACCAGTCCATGAAGTTTGTTCCAGTCAACTTCTCTTTCTCAAGAATAGACCGCAAGTTAAAACTGGATGGTGCAGGAGCTACCATGATctacaatagaaatatatgtatgcaaaatcagcaccatgtttacatttaacctttcattaaacaatttaacaaaagatactcccactatgtattgtgaaacaaaattccCTCTAGTATCATAGTGAGTCAAGATCCTCATTTTATTAGTGACTAGTGAGCTTTGGCATCACAGCTAGACAATTATCAAAATAGGTAAGCAACACCTTGCTAATCACATCATATGTGACTCTTGTGCTGTTGGGGTGACATCTCCATGTCCAACCCAACCTATGCCCCAAGGTCCAAAACCGTTTTGATAACCTTGTCAagtaaaccaataatctccacatatagatgtccgacatctatcctattttatcatgataaaaagtgACACTTTGCTATGGCAAACCCATCACTTTGATCACAACCATAATAGGTGCAATTATTGGAAGAGCATAAATTACACTTAATTTTTCTGAGGGAATCTATCCTACCATGTcatatcaaatatataacaGCAATAAAGTAAGATAGATATAAAAACCCCAAGCGAAATCTAAGGGGCAACGCACATGGCGGTCCCGCTAGCCGGTTAGCGGGCGGGGGGTCGAGGGgggagcccccccccccccgcgggtttattccattattaaaaataagtaTTATTTAGTCTAGAACTTCGATTCATAGACGAACATGCAAGTCCAGAACACAAATATTAGCAACATCAGATGTCGATTGACGATCAAGCTGTTGGGATACGCTTAGGCTACAATagtataaatcaaaattttctatcgtgtaaaccaggaaccatgcaagtattagatcatagatcgttaccactcgacgcgctgtgcaacggaagaagacgctgagaagtcgaaggaactctcgcgaagtagcgcgcgtcgatgtagaggaagtagtcgatcgcaccggcttgaccttctcctcctcgtgcgttctcctcgccgtactcccacgccgatcagcactgCAAACCAACGGCGCCTCTACCGgaatccacacgtacagggacggaacgccacacGCAGATGTGCTaacacccgcgcgcggctagggttttgctcggggagggaagtgacggctagggtttctcacgtgatgcaatacctccgccggtcacacccctcacgaatatataggatccatcactcgggcctccaaggcccgtaggactcctattcggatccttATCCGAATTAaactcatattggatctctatccaatccccttattccggcctattaagcgtgcgaccctgtaggttcatatatactcggctttaacccgaaaactccttttcagtCCACGCATCAACAGCGTTCCCTAgtagaacgtattgacccaccgggcatacataaagatcatatcggctgaacctctagtgtatacgaacccctttgcctcacgatatcgattaagctcaaggctagatatgtaccatcctctaatagctcaatcattcactcgaacctgttgatagattatataacttgtgattgactcctcaatcacttttggcatggccatgcacttcctaatctacaacatcgaggggcctagatatatctctccataggaggggcaaatcccatcttgattattcatatctcactacatgtttcatagcatacccgaaaactacttttataactacccaattacggagtagcgtttagcaatccctaagtaagctactacacatgttgagaaccatgataatctcaggtataaggattcaacaccaacactcaatgagatcactgatgacacaacacatatggctcttgcagtgtctcatgttgggtctatccaacaacatgttcaccaacatgtgtccacattattaatttagtatctctataccatgatccatgagacatgatcatcaattaatacatgtgctgatcatataaacatatttgttccacatatgatatttgatcaaggatcctttagaaatagtaacaaacaacataaagagtctcatgaaagaatcacatattcattaaccaatagggagttatctattttaaggaacaatgtcggataaatatgtaaacatagtatgtgatacaatcatctctatgattgcctctagggcatatcactaacaggaGGAGCAGTATTGCCCTATGGTCAATCTTGAGCTTCTCTGCTCAGTTTTGGTAGGTTTTGTTTGTTTTCAGTGCAAGGCTGCAAGTTAACTCCTGTTAGAAATAGTCCCACATTACTAATTTAGTTAGAGTTGAACCAACTTAAAAGTGGGGGAGTCCCTCACCTCTTGAGCTAACTTTTGCGGTGTAGCAAGGCTTTCTCCTGGTTGGGCTAATATCTCCCCGTTTTGGGCCAACAGCTACTACTTGCTTTCTCGGTGAGGTGCATCTGTTCTACTTAGGGCAGTCCCACCCCCAaaacactagacatagtttccataaactccacatcatcaagaaactagtactagacactactcttccaatggaaacaccactattccatacttcaatttaatgctatttatctcacatgatgccttggatgttgtgtagaaaccatatcTTATGCAAgatatggtttccttctcttttctcatttattcacttaccatatcattttttatcctaggtggcaacttatttaatgctatggacaccatcctagttaTTGGGTTGGAAATGCCCTTATACTGAACATGGTGCATGCATGGGAAAAGTGGCAGTTCACTTTCATTTTCAAGAAACCGTTCATTTTCAAGAAACCGTTTTTTAATGTGAAATTGCAAAGTACTCCAAAAAGTGACGACGCTTTTCATGCCAGCTGGGAGCCTGGGACAGTGCATCTTGTGTGCATGCACTTTATGATTTATATAACGATGATTAGGTTATTAGAAGAGGTGGATCTATGGTTCTATTACAAAAGTACAACAAGACAGAGGATTGGTTTAATTTTAGTGGGGATTTGTTGTAGTATTTGATGTGACGTATTTATGCACTGCTTCTAATAGTAAgctcttgtttagttccaaactttttctttaaacttccaaattttctatcacatcaaaacttttctaaacacataaactttcaactttttcgtcacatcgttccaatttcaaccaaacttctaattttgacgtgaaataAACACAACCCTGCGCCCCGCCCGCCCGTTTCCCATcccgccgtgccgccgtcgccggttgcGGCGCCGCATCGCGCTGTAGCGCCGCCCGGCAACCTCGTGTGGGTgactcgccgccgacgaccgccCAGCGCCCCGCCCGCCCGTCGCCcgtcgcgccgtgccgccgtcgACGGTCGACCGTCGCCCGTTGCGGCATCGCCCATATCCGCATCGGCGCATCGCGCCGTAGCGCCGCCCGGTGACCTAGCTCGTGGGAgagactcgccgccgccgagcaccctGCGCCCCGCCCGCCTGCTACCCATCGCGGTGCCGCCGTCGACGGTCGACCGTCACCCGTtgcaccgcctcgccgcctccaccctccAGCCCACGGCCTCACATGCAGGTTCGTTCCTTTCCATCTGTAAGGTTTAAATCTGCTTCAGTTTTAGCGCACTGAAGGTGTTTGCAGTATTGTCTAAGCGAGTTTCTGCagttgttcatatatatatttgccaCTGGCTTGGGTGTAGATTGTTTGTATATGAGCAAACCAAGCTCCTAACTAATCCGAGCAAATCATGTATGGTCAGTATGGTTCTGTTGATAGTTTGGAGTCAACTGCTCTCAAGTAAATTTTAAGCATCACTTCACTGTAATCTGAATTTCCATTGATAAATAGagttactaaaaaaatattccaTCTTAGAAAAGCAGTTACTAATTTTCTAGTTATGGTAGATGAGAACTAGTGAACTGTTAGGAGCACCTTGTGCAGTTTTTTCCACCAGTGATTTTAACTCTGAATTCCAGGTAATGCAATATGGTTCAAACTTCAGAATTTGAGTTAAGCTATTTCTAGGTAATGCACATTGATTATTCAGATGTTAAGCTATACTGTCTACACCTTTATTAACACAATATCAATATCCTTATATTGTTTGCCTTCTTTCAACTAATGCAACGTACTAAACATTCTTTGAGAAATGAAGCGACACTAGAGAATTATTTTCATCAGTGATTTTAGCTTCTCaagagaatttatttttttcacttgcTTGATGAAATACACGACTGAAAAGTATGCACTTTTTTCCTCAAATGATTAACCTTTGATCTCTGGTACGTGTACTTCATTTGCACGGCTGAAACACAATAACCATTCATTTTGATTTACAATATCTGCATATGTTTCTAATAGTGTAACATTTTGATCTGGGAATCACTATTCTGGTATAATCTAAAGATATGCAGAAGAGAGAATACCTTTTGCATCCATGTGATATATGTATGGACAAAGACTCATTATTCATTTGCTGGTGCAGACAGCCAATGGACCAATATACAGGATGCTATCTTGTGCATTTATCAAGTATGTTTACCTATGTTTATTCAGTTAGTCTCTGTTGTCTTCGAACAACTCTACTGTTGGGAATAGTTATGTTCTAGTAGGAAGTACTTTGCATATTATAACTTTTTTCATGCAATGCTAGTATAGCATCAGTGTGTTTCTAAAATCTATAGTTAGATGGGAGTGTTTGGCTATTTGCATTCAGTTTTTGTTGCCTAGACACTTGTTCCACTGTGGGTAAGAGTGTTGAATTATAGCTGAGGATCTAAAATATTTAACTCTAGTTTGTGAGCATATCAACATGTAATGGAtatgaattttaattttgaataaGGAGAATATGCCACCTTCACATGTTGTCCAACAGAAACCAAAAAAACCAACTTCATCTGGACCCAATCTACAAAACAGAAAAAGGCAGTTTCATACACCACGCCATGAATAGCTAGAGCCTAGAGGTATGATGCTACAAGTTTGTGTTATCTTGTTATTGGGGCGTATATTTTTCTGCCTTGCTTCTAGTATATATTAATAATCTGTATAGAAACttgtagggtttttttttcaggtcTACATGCATGAACAAGTTTTGGTGTAATCCATTCTCAGATTGTTTTTCCTCCTTGCAAATACATGAGAGCCTCACAGAAACAACGCTGGGTGGATCAATGAAGTATAATGTCCAGTAGATCATGAGCAGACCATTGATTATGATGACACATCCTACAAACTTAATTACCAATGAGATGATTAGTGTACCACTTAATGTGTGATTGGATTGGAATTAGGAATTATtgttctatattttttatattttttatattttttagggTTGTATTTGGTGCGATTTGTTATTTCCTGTTGACATTCATATATGGTGGACATGATCctgtacatgcatgtatatacatgtcCAACGTATTATTTGCATGCTTCAAACCGTCTGATAATATTATTTGAGGCATTTTAAAGAAAGTGtctaaaaagaaaagcaaaggcATTATCTAAAATGCCTAGGAAGAAAAATTGAGGCATATGTTAAAATGCCTCAAAATGTGTTTAAAGGCAATCTAAAAGGTGCCTTCATCTATACTTATGAAGGCATTTTAGAAAAGTGCCTTAAAATCCCTTTCCCTACATGAGTATATCCAACACTTTTTGAAGTGCCTTCTTCAAGGATTGAaggtatttttttaagtagttgaGGCATTCTTAAATGCCTCCAAATCCTTTCCATCCTGTAGTGATGTCCAAAATTCGGCTTGTCCTGTGTAGCCTCCCCAATGGATAATTGCCATCTGCTTGCACGCTGGAAGACAAGGAAGCGAAGATCGAGTTCGGCGAGGCAGCAACGGCCAAGGTGCTCCGCCTCCCCGAGAGTTCATCATCGCTGACTGCTGCAATGACATCCTCGCAAGCCTACATGGATCAATGCGTCATCGTTGACATCCTTGCCCCGGCGCTCGTGGAGACACAGGCGATACGCCTTTATCCGCCTATGCCCATCGACTTGCCGAAGATGGAGCGAAGAGATAGGAAGAAGAGAGATGGGAAGATGACCTTGACATATAGTGGCCACTGTTTTTTTTACACGTCTCGTTCTACTGTACCAGAAACAGGATCAAACCGTCTAAGGATGTAATATGTCCGGTATTGGTAGTTGGAGGATATAAAATATCCGGTTTTAAAGTTATAGgatgtatttatatatatatatatatatatatatatggggggTATATCCTAGCTTATGCTTTGGTTGATGGTCATCAATTACTTGGATATAGGATATATGTTCTACGGATACGTAGTACATATATACGATGCGCAATTAATATTTCTACCCATTAATAGTTCTAGGAAATCAAATAAGCACAAATTAATGTGCTAATATATATCCAACAATATTACAAACCGTTCGTCTCCAGTTAACACATAACTAGCAATATATAATAGTTTGGTTCATCTAATACAAATATAGGATACGACGAGCTGCACTAAAGCTAAGCTCCCTCTCCATCTCAATGCAGTGGCCATTGCTCACTAGTCAACTGCATATAACATGCACATCAAAATTAGTGAGATCTACACAAAATAAGTGTAACCCTCTAGTTCAAGGCtttacttattttgagacgaaagAAAGTAGACAGCACAACATTATTTGTGTACAAACTTAAATTGCAGTTGAAACGAAGTTAGTTTCGTCTTACATACCAGCAATTAACAATCGAGAGAAGTGGTGTATGGATCCAGCAACTTAATTTGTCAAGCCCTTCCCAGCAACTTATTCAAGTCACTCCTTGTAGCCTTTGAAAGTGCGTAGGCCACACTCATGAACCCTGGAAAAAGTTGCTCTATTTTGTGGCAGAAATGTGCATCTGACCATCGCCCCTGAAAAAAATGTTAGAATAAAAATTGCATACATATTATAGTTAGTTATGAATACATAAtgtgtgagaaagagagagaaattaaGCGTGTTAGTTAATTACCCCATTTGCATTCATGAGTTCCTGTCTTCCATGAAGTATCATGTTCTTTACAAAAGTGATGATATCTTCATAGATGCTAATTCCTTTATAAGCTTGATTCAAATAAATCTTGACAGAAGCTGGGCAACAACTTATCCAACCCCAAAGTGTTTTTTGTGTGAGATCAGGCATTAATTTGTAACATGCATCACAAAAAGCCGTTTTCTCTGATATTTGGATCAATTCTGACCACTCAAACAGATTCACGTAACATCTAAGTTTTGATGGCGGATCAAGAAAAAGTGGATGCCCCTTAACTATGTCAGCCCATAAGTACctgtattcaaatttttttttatggtaaAAAGATCTTGAACGAAAGCGAAATTAATCACTCTAACTGTCTAACATAGAAGAAtgcatatatcatatatgttaGAGAAAAATTCTTATGGTAATTCTCTTATTGCCAATAATTAGATGCATGGAATTTATTTGCATAATGGTGGAGGATATTAGATGGTAAGGGAGGAAACATTTAGACTAGCTAGATCGATCTTGCATGGAAGGAAATAATTATTAACTAGCTAATTTTTAAATTGCCAAACAAGAGAACTCAGTAATAAATTTTAGATGGAAAACAAAGAGCATTGCGTACCGTTGTGACATTGCATTTGAATTTATTAAGAAATGAAATCCCGTCCAACTAGTGCATTTGGAGGCACCGATGTATGGAGTCTGGCACAGAAATGTACCAAAATCTGCAAGGTCGTGCTGATACGTCCTCGAATTTTCATTTTTGCCCATGTTAATCAACTTGATGTCTAGACTTTCGGTAAGAGCATAACTTTCAGGGTTTGACATGCCCCCGTGACTTACATTTCTTATCCCCATGTCTGACAATGTTGTAATGATCATCCTGCAAAGatacatatatatcaatatgtAATTAAGCGATCAATATATATCAATCAATATATCatgtgcatatgtatatatctatatatgcacTAACCGTATGCAAGTATCTAAAATACTCTGATCAAAACAGATATGAAGCCTAGGCATATATTATAATGGTCTTCGATCAAGGTTAATGTAGAAAATTAACCACAATCTTATATTGCAGTTATAAATAATAAAGTTTATAAGATCTAATTAACAAATTTACGAGGTTATGAAAATacattatataattattaattccaAGGCAGAATTAATTAATCTACACATACTTACCATGCTAGTATTTAATTTTCAACCAAATTAAGTGTTTTGAAAATTAATCATTCACGGTGAATAATCTTAGCCacgcactatatatatatatatatatgtatatatatatatatatatatgtatatatatatatatatatgtatatatatatatatgaccagatgagagagagagagagagagagagagagagagagagagagagagagagagagagagagagagagagagtagtataATAGTAAATACTAACTTGATCTGATTGCTCCAATACGGCGAGAGGCTGTCTGTCCCATTTGAAGAGAAGGCCCCAAAGGTTGTCAGCATATGATCATCAGGGTAGTCACTCAGAATGCCAGCCAGCTTCTCGTAGCAGATGACCCATCTCTTGAGGCCATCACAATTGGCGACGAGGAAGGCGTTGGCGATCGCCACGGATCCCCTGAGCCTGCAGGTCGCTTCGAACATCCTCACCGCGTCCCTCCTCCCGGACTCGCCCCTCCTCAGGACGAGGAACGTCGCCTCCCGGTGGCTGATCTCTCCGGTGTCAGGGTCGCACTCCACGGTCACCAGCCCATGAGCCACCGCGTCTCCTCTCTCGCAGTCGAACTCGTAGCCCTGGATAAAACCACACCGAATGTGTCCTGATCAAAAtgcaacaaaaatattaataattaaataatcaTCGCAGCGCAGGTtaattaatactacctccgtcccaaaataagtacagccaTAGATATATGTGCTCAAcgctttgaccatccgtcttatttaaaaaatatttaaaaaattagccacatataaagtactattcatgttttatgatctaataacaataaaaatactaatcataatcttttttcaaataagacgaacggtcaaatgttggacataAACATTGCTaaaactgcatttattttgggacggagggagtatatttttgcaaTATACTATATCATGGAGGAGATAAAAgagaattattatatatatatatatatatatatatatatattaacattGATTTATTACCAGATACGCTCCGTACTTCTCATTCACGTGAAAGATTGCACTCCTTTCGTGTCTTCTCCGGCGATCATCAGCGCTGGAGCTACTCTCGACTTGCAGGTTTTGTATCTGTTGCATTATTTTGTCCAGTTCGTCCGAATTCCTACCATCATCTGCCATGGGTATACTACCAACAAACATATAtaacaataattaattaattcatctTTCTGGACAAATTAGTTATGAGTGCATTTAAATTACAGACTGATGATATAGCACTGTACTAATAGGCTATATATGTAATAAATATGTAATGTAGCATTAACAAAGAAAGGATGTGTATATATCTCATTGTTTCCACCAGCCGATATATATAAAACGTACGGCTAATAACTGTTTCTGAACTACTCCTCCAGGCCATATATTAATTAACTTCCATAAACTAAACCCtacattaattaattttaatttgttacagAAAGCacatttaattaattaaggggTAAATACACCATGTAGTATAGCTAGCGATGACTGTAATTAATGGTTAGGTCATAAATTTAACATGTTGTTATTTATACTGATAATTAAAGCACTCACTTATGTGTTGATTACTcataagggcagtcccaactCATAACACTaaacatagtttccataaactccacatcatcaagaaactagtactagacactactcttccaatacaaacaccattattccatacttcaatttaatgatatttatctcacatgatgtcttggatgttgtgtagaaaccatgtctcatgcaagacatggtttccttctctttcctcatttattcacttgccacatcattttttatcctaggtggtaacttatttaatgctatagacaccatcctagtcattggatTAGGAATGCTCTAATTGTCAGAATATATTCATTAATAGTACTTCCTATAAACATTATACTATATgagaaatttaaagttaaaagaTTAGTTTTGAAAACTGTGTCAAGTTTAATCGTGGCTTATTaagtgggacagagggagtatatatgaagTAAACTACTATCACAAAAATCGTAGAGTTGAAAAATATCATCGTATatgtcattgacatgtgggtccgggCCCCACACTTCATTCTCCCGTACGATGGTATTTTGCAACTCATGTATCATTGCGATGGTATTTTCCTAATTTTCTCAAAATGTTTTGctttaatttttgaaatctcttTTTACGCTATgaaaagttactccctccgtcccaatatatagCAATCTATGACATAGATTActatatattgggacggagggagtactaaaatCAATTAAATGATCAAAACTTTTTTAGAGATGTTTAATCTGAAGAAGCTAGCAACTCCCAGGTCCTAGCTATTTTGTGTCTTAGGTCCTAGCTAGAGATCAATTTTGAGAGGTATCTTAAGAATGGTGAATGGATGCCACTGTGGCATTTGGCGTAGTATATGAGTGCAAGGTGGTGACGTGCACAAGGATGCCCAGTATAAAGTTTCTTTCAGATCAGTACAAAACACAAATTATTGAAAAGAGTCAGATttttatttcatatatatatttgaaatatAAATCAGGATTACGTGCTTACGCCattatttttcttataaaatatgttatttatatatatatgaaacattTAATTACATTTTATTTAAGGTGTTTTAAAATATGAAGCTAGCCATTGgtatagttttatatatgaaCTAAATATATTTGCAACTTAACTAATAATTTATCAAAAAGTACAGTTCCATTCTCTCATATCAACATTCGTCTCCGGCCcccaaaattcataaaaatgagTAAAATACATTGAAAAGATTCTTCAAATTAGAAGGACTACTGCTacttccattccaaaatataataacttttggctatgaatctggacatagctAAAaatagggacggagggagtagtaaaaaaCAGATGAAGGCGGGACAATGGTGGATGAGACTGTTCAGGTCCGTAACTGTAGTAAAAGCTTATATTTATTAAGTTCTATGGTATtgtcaattttcaaatttaaagtagAATTTCATACCATATATTTTGACTCATGTATACAAGGTTTTCATACGGGTATTTAATGTCGCGCAACGTGCGACTAAGTGGCTAGTCCAGCTGTGACGGGGAATCACGGTCGTATTCCAGCAGTACATATATACACTATTATATATGTACTTAATAAAGTACTTAATAAATACGGGTATTTATTAAGTGGCTATGATTAATGGAATTATAAGCAGTACATATATACACTATTATATAAACCCTAATCACATGAGCAGTAGATAGGCACATGAAGAAGAggtagtagtactccctccgtcccaaaaaatacTCAAttcctgggtttccgtgtctaacgtttgaccgtccatcttatttgaaaaaaatatgaaaaaattttaaaaagataagtcatgcataaagtattaatcatgttttatcatctaacaataatgaaaatactaatcacaaaaaattttcatataaaacggacggtcaaacgttggacacgaaaacccaaGAATTAGGTCTTTTTGAGACTTTGG
This genomic window from Oryza sativa Japonica Group chromosome 12, ASM3414082v1 contains:
- the LOC112937385 gene encoding uncharacterized protein, with translation MADDGHIRCGFIQGYEFDCERGDAVAHGLVTVECDPDTGEISHREATFLVLRRGESGRRDAVRMFEATCRLRGSVAIANAFLVANCDGLKRWVICYEKLAGILSDYPDDHMLTTFGAFSSNGTDSLSPYWSNQIKMIITTLSDMGIRNVSHGGMSNPESYALTESLDIKLINMGKNENSRTYQHDLADFGTFLCQTPYIGASKCTSWTGFHFLINSNAMSQRYLWADIVKGHPLFLDPPSKLRCYVNLFEWSELIQISEKTAFCDACYKLMPDLTQKTLWGWISCCPASVKIYLNQAYKGISIYEDIITFVKNMILHGRQELMNANGGRWSDAHFCHKIEQLFPGFMSVAYALSKATRSDLNKLLGRA